A region from the Gemmatimonadota bacterium genome encodes:
- a CDS encoding acylphosphatase encodes MRLVHFEIAGDVQGVGFRAFARSTAVRLGLAGWVRNLSSGNIECTVAGPTEAIDEFLTAMRQGPEAAGVKQLIVLTPPANPELPSPFTILK; translated from the coding sequence GTGCGATTAGTTCATTTCGAAATTGCCGGTGATGTCCAGGGCGTCGGGTTTCGTGCATTTGCCCGCAGCACGGCCGTGCGGCTTGGCCTCGCCGGGTGGGTTCGTAACCTCTCGAGTGGCAACATCGAGTGTACGGTCGCCGGACCCACGGAGGCCATCGACGAGTTCCTGACCGCGATGCGCCAGGGGCCGGAGGCCGCCGGCGTGAAGCAGCTCATCGTGTTGACGCCGCCTGCCAATCCCGAGCTTCCCTCGCCATTCACGATCCTCAAGTGA